Below is a window of bacterium DNA.
GAGACTCAACGGAAGTTGATGGAACGTCGTAACCAAGGTGAGCCAGGCGAACCACCTTCAGGAAAAGACTGGTGATGAAACGTTTGATACTACTCAAACTCCTATTTGCTACTCTTTTACTGACCGCTTCCAGCGGTTTTGCCGCTATAACTTTGCAATCGGAAGCATCAGTCGCGCAGATCGAACCGAATGGTGTTTTTGAGTGGCGGGTAACAGTATCAGGAGGTACGAAAACACCAAAAGTTAGTTTCGGTGTCTTTCAACTGGTGGGTGGTCCATCGACTTCGCAACAGATATCGTTTATCAATGGCTCGATGTCACAGTCGTTAGAGTTGGTCTACATCCTACGTGCTCCAAGTAATCCCGGCACATATGACCTTCCAGTCGCTACGCTCGAATCGGCTTCGACATCTAAACATACAATAACCGTGACTTCCCAAGGTGACAATTCCGTCCCTCCATCAAAAGCTCAACCGGGAAGGCAATCACCCCAAAATCAATCAACGGGAAATCGCGGTAACAATAACAATAACTTAGCTTGGATAGAAGTGTCTTCTTCCCCAAAAGAAGTATTTGTTGGCGACCGGGTACGTGTGACGTACCGAATATTCTTTTACCAAGCGCAAAACCTGCAAATCACCGATCTACCGCAAGGTGCCGGTTTTAGTCTAGATAATGCTAAGGAAATCAAACAATATAAAGTTGAACGGATGGAGCGTAACGGAAAACCGGTAAACTCCGCTGTTGTTTATGATGTTTGGATTACTCCGACCCGATCGGGAACCATCGAAGTCGAGCCACTGGAAGCGCAAATCGAAGTGCTACAGCAAGTACAACGAAGAAATAATCCAAATTCAATATTTAATGACCCCTTTTCGATGTTTAACGACCCGATGTTTAATTCGACAGTAGTACCGATAAAGGTTACTTCCTCAAAAGTGACAATTCAGGCAAAGCCATTGCCTGGTGGTAAGT
It encodes the following:
- a CDS encoding BatD family protein, which codes for MKRLILLKLLFATLLLTASSGFAAITLQSEASVAQIEPNGVFEWRVTVSGGTKTPKVSFGVFQLVGGPSTSQQISFINGSMSQSLELVYILRAPSNPGTYDLPVATLESASTSKHTITVTSQGDNSVPPSKAQPGRQSPQNQSTGNRGNNNNNLAWIEVSSSPKEVFVGDRVRVTYRIFFYQAQNLQITDLPQGAGFSLDNAKEIKQYKVERMERNGKPVNSAVVYDVWITPTRSGTIEVEPLEAQIEVLQQVQRRNNPNSIFNDPFSMFNDPMFNSTVVPIKVTSSKVTIQAKPLPGGK